In Salinibacterium sp. NK8237, the following proteins share a genomic window:
- a CDS encoding UDP-N-acetylmuramate dehydrogenase: MTDTVSPDSTAPAEPTVLADLTTIRVGGPARTLVSPTTEVELLESVRAVWERGDDWLLIGGGSNMVISDEGYDGTVIHIATHGIQVTNQTDTTLSLRVQAGESWDALVARLVARGWGGIEALSGIPGSVGAAPIQNIGAYGQEVASALTGIDFLDYDSGELVHLTTAELELGYRSSVIKSGLAGVVVAVYLTVTASPASTVQYPQLATALGVNVGDAVPLQQVRDTVLALRASKAMVLDPNEPDSASCGSFFTNPIVPEHIARGLPADAPRWVIDDDPVTDVAVPLGEEPAPPPAPKPRLVKLSAAWLIEHSGVNKGFRLPGSRAAVSTKHSLAIVNRTGADATEIAELSRYIGACVLSRYGIHLQPEPVAVGVELA, translated from the coding sequence GAGCCCCACCACTGAAGTTGAGCTCCTCGAGAGTGTGCGTGCCGTCTGGGAACGCGGCGACGACTGGCTGCTCATCGGCGGCGGCTCCAACATGGTGATCAGTGACGAAGGATATGACGGCACGGTCATCCACATCGCCACTCACGGCATCCAAGTCACCAATCAAACGGACACGACCCTCAGCCTCCGCGTGCAAGCGGGCGAATCATGGGACGCCCTCGTTGCGCGCCTTGTCGCCCGCGGCTGGGGCGGCATCGAAGCCCTCAGCGGCATCCCCGGATCCGTCGGCGCAGCCCCCATTCAAAACATTGGAGCCTACGGCCAAGAAGTCGCCAGCGCCCTCACCGGCATTGACTTTCTCGACTACGACAGCGGCGAACTCGTGCACCTCACAACAGCCGAACTCGAACTCGGCTACCGCAGCTCCGTCATCAAAAGTGGCCTTGCCGGAGTCGTCGTTGCCGTGTACCTCACCGTCACCGCCTCACCCGCCAGCACAGTGCAGTATCCACAACTCGCTACCGCCCTCGGGGTTAACGTCGGCGACGCTGTGCCCCTGCAGCAAGTGCGCGACACGGTGCTCGCCCTGCGCGCCTCCAAGGCGATGGTGCTCGACCCCAACGAACCAGACTCTGCCAGCTGCGGGTCATTCTTTACGAACCCGATCGTGCCAGAACACATCGCGAGAGGCCTTCCCGCGGATGCCCCACGCTGGGTTATCGACGACGATCCCGTCACCGACGTTGCGGTTCCGCTCGGCGAAGAACCTGCCCCGCCACCCGCGCCCAAGCCGCGCCTGGTGAAGCTCAGCGCCGCCTGGCTCATCGAACATTCGGGCGTGAACAAGGGCTTCAGGCTGCCGGGCTCGCGAGCCGCAGTGTCGACCAAGCACAGCCTGGCGATCGTCAACCGCACTGGCGCGGACGCCACCGAGATTGCAGAACTTTCACGCTACATCGGTGCATGTGTGCTCAGCCGATACGGCATCCACCTGCAGCCAGAACCCGTCGCCGTTGGCGTCGAACTCGCCTAG